In Stieleria varia, one genomic interval encodes:
- a CDS encoding DUF1592 domain-containing protein → MIGRTLIAAVAVVGWMSLVGAAEPLELVQQYCVDCHSGAEPDGDRDFSELKLDRVDEDTVVMLQDIIDQLTLGEMPPEDAEQPTTAEKREAIDGLTRSLKSIRQSMVSTGGQTVLRRLNRREYLRTVGDLMGIDMTMFDPTVNFPRDNTVEQLDNVGDALVTSGYLLEQYLIAADAVVEKTFADLKQPAEKSWTFDGNFRQQPELNPGHKEAFNYRYLCLYDNPLAERPEGAYGPLEDFHEGVHADGIYEVKVLAHAVNRDTPYDEKVLRIHLDEPFRLGVVPGNAAIGDMHTTQPIQPLLAETTLTDGEPQWYTFRIPLDRGFSPRFTFQNGMTEVRPTYGRVMKSYRKTLPEKAQKAKGIFLERIAVIHHGKLPHIRIHEVSIRGPIVEQWPPAGRSELLGGQPFAPDRVPDLLKRFADRAFRRPADNEEVARLIGLYEYRVQQGRSPLDAMKDAMKSALCSPAFLYLQPGPDAGDAKLSQHALASRLSYFLIGSMPDAQLRAVADSGQLSDPVVLRQQARRLLADPRTDALVEGFTDSWLNLRALGEMPPDRDAFSQYYTAGLRDEMKRETQMFTRHLIDNDLSILDFLRGNYSFINRDLARLYGITDAVSSESAGEFRKVVFDDKRRGGLLGQASVLTVTANGIETSPVIRGVWLLENILGTPPAPPPDDVPPIDPDVRGAKSIRDLLEKHRSTETCNACHRKIDPLGFALECFDPIGGLRSRYENKAVIDTSGQLPGGRSFEDVSGLKEILLERKDFFARMLTTKLMAYALGRRIESSDRGEIDAIVDGVREKDYPMRSLIEAVVLSEAFGRR, encoded by the coding sequence GTGATTGGACGAACTTTGATTGCTGCCGTCGCCGTCGTTGGATGGATGTCGTTGGTGGGGGCTGCCGAGCCGCTGGAATTGGTCCAGCAGTACTGCGTCGATTGCCACAGTGGTGCGGAACCCGACGGCGATCGCGATTTCAGCGAACTCAAGTTGGACCGTGTCGACGAAGACACCGTGGTGATGTTGCAAGACATCATCGATCAGTTGACCCTTGGCGAGATGCCGCCCGAGGATGCCGAGCAACCGACAACGGCTGAAAAACGCGAAGCAATCGATGGGCTGACGCGGTCGCTGAAATCGATCCGGCAGAGCATGGTCAGCACCGGCGGACAAACGGTGCTGCGACGATTGAATCGACGCGAGTACTTGCGCACGGTGGGCGATCTGATGGGGATCGACATGACGATGTTTGATCCAACGGTGAATTTCCCGCGTGACAATACCGTCGAGCAATTGGACAATGTGGGCGATGCGTTGGTGACGTCAGGCTATTTGTTAGAACAGTATTTGATCGCCGCCGATGCCGTGGTCGAAAAAACATTTGCGGATTTGAAGCAACCGGCTGAAAAGTCGTGGACATTTGACGGCAACTTTCGCCAGCAACCCGAGTTGAACCCCGGACACAAGGAAGCGTTCAACTATCGCTATTTGTGTTTGTATGACAATCCGCTGGCCGAGCGACCCGAAGGAGCGTATGGGCCGCTGGAGGATTTCCACGAGGGGGTTCACGCCGACGGGATCTACGAAGTCAAAGTGCTCGCCCACGCAGTCAATCGTGACACTCCGTACGATGAAAAGGTGCTCAGGATCCATTTGGACGAACCCTTTCGATTGGGGGTTGTGCCGGGCAACGCCGCCATCGGCGACATGCACACCACACAACCGATTCAGCCTTTGTTGGCCGAGACGACTTTGACCGACGGTGAGCCGCAGTGGTATACGTTTCGGATTCCACTAGATCGGGGTTTCTCGCCTCGGTTTACTTTTCAAAACGGGATGACCGAAGTGCGTCCGACGTACGGTCGTGTGATGAAGTCGTACCGGAAAACGTTGCCCGAGAAAGCTCAAAAGGCCAAGGGGATCTTCTTGGAACGGATCGCTGTCATTCATCACGGCAAGTTGCCGCATATTCGGATTCACGAGGTCTCGATCCGCGGTCCGATCGTGGAGCAATGGCCACCGGCGGGGCGGAGCGAACTCTTGGGCGGCCAGCCGTTTGCTCCAGACCGCGTTCCCGATTTGCTGAAACGGTTTGCCGATCGCGCATTTCGGCGACCGGCGGACAATGAGGAAGTCGCCCGGTTGATTGGACTTTATGAGTATCGTGTCCAGCAGGGGCGGTCGCCGTTGGATGCGATGAAGGATGCGATGAAATCGGCATTGTGCTCGCCCGCGTTTCTGTATTTGCAACCAGGGCCAGACGCGGGAGACGCGAAACTGTCGCAGCACGCCTTGGCGTCGCGTTTGTCGTACTTTTTGATCGGTTCCATGCCGGATGCTCAGTTGCGAGCGGTCGCCGATTCGGGGCAGTTGTCCGATCCGGTCGTGTTGCGTCAGCAAGCCCGGCGATTACTGGCTGATCCCCGGACGGACGCATTGGTGGAGGGATTCACCGACAGTTGGCTGAATCTGCGTGCGTTGGGTGAAATGCCGCCCGATCGCGATGCATTCTCGCAATACTACACCGCCGGGCTGCGTGATGAGATGAAGCGTGAGACGCAAATGTTCACGCGGCATTTGATCGACAACGATCTTTCCATCTTGGATTTTTTGCGTGGCAACTATTCGTTTATCAATCGAGATCTGGCACGGTTGTACGGGATCACCGATGCGGTATCGTCGGAGTCGGCGGGAGAGTTTCGCAAGGTGGTGTTCGATGACAAACGTCGCGGCGGACTGCTCGGACAAGCTAGTGTGTTGACGGTGACGGCCAACGGAATCGAGACATCGCCGGTGATCCGAGGTGTGTGGTTGTTGGAAAATATTTTGGGCACCCCGCCCGCGCCGCCGCCGGACGACGTTCCACCGATTGATCCCGATGTCCGCGGTGCGAAGTCCATCCGTGACTTGTTGGAAAAGCATCGCAGCACCGAGACGTGCAACGCGTGTCACCGCAAGATCGATCCGCTGGGTTTTGCATTGGAATGTTTTGACCCGATCGGTGGATTGCGGTCACGGTACGAGAACAAAGCGGTGATCGACACATCGGGGCAATTGCCCGGTGGACGTTCGTTTGAGGATGTATCGGGATTGAAAGAGATTTTGCTGGAGCGAAAGGATTTCTTTGCCCGGATGTTGACGACGAAGTTGATGGCTTACGCGTTGGGACGTCGAATCGAATCGAGCGACCGAGGCGAGATCGATGCGATCGTGGACGGGGTACGCGAGAAGGATTATCCGATGCGATCGCTGATCGAAGCGGTCGTGTTGAGCGAAGCGTTTGGGCGAAGGTAG
- a CDS encoding alpha/beta hydrolase, with protein MKRHWSTCLLLAFLFSSLLLPTAAYSADPQSYATVTDILYRANNDSLSDYARERCRLDVYHPTDKTGYPTVVWFHGGGLTGGNRSVPKALQDKGIAVVAVNYRLSPKVTSPTYVQDAAAAVAWTIQNISTYGGDPDKVFVSGHSAGGYLTSMVGLDKRYLAEHDIDADRLAGLIPYSGHTITHFTVRSERGIDGKQPIVDEMAPLYHVRPDAPPILLITGNRELEMLGRYEENAYLWRMLKVAGHKDVELMELDGYNHGQMAEPAHPLLLRFIDRVVK; from the coding sequence GTGAAACGTCATTGGTCCACCTGCCTGCTGCTCGCTTTTTTGTTCAGCAGCCTACTGCTTCCCACCGCGGCCTATTCCGCCGATCCCCAGTCGTACGCGACTGTCACGGACATCTTGTATCGCGCGAACAACGACTCCTTGAGCGACTACGCTCGAGAACGATGCCGGTTGGACGTGTACCATCCGACGGACAAGACCGGGTATCCGACCGTGGTCTGGTTTCACGGCGGCGGACTGACCGGAGGAAACCGCAGTGTGCCCAAAGCCTTGCAAGACAAAGGCATCGCGGTGGTTGCGGTCAACTATCGTCTTTCGCCCAAGGTCACCTCGCCGACTTACGTCCAAGACGCAGCGGCCGCTGTCGCCTGGACGATCCAAAACATTTCGACCTACGGCGGCGACCCCGACAAGGTCTTCGTCAGCGGCCATTCCGCCGGCGGCTACCTGACCAGCATGGTCGGTTTGGACAAACGCTATCTGGCCGAGCACGACATCGACGCGGATCGGCTGGCCGGTTTGATTCCCTACAGCGGTCACACCATCACGCACTTCACCGTCCGCAGCGAACGAGGGATCGATGGCAAACAACCGATCGTGGACGAGATGGCACCGCTATACCACGTCCGCCCCGACGCGCCACCGATCCTGTTGATCACGGGCAACCGCGAGCTGGAGATGCTCGGACGCTACGAGGAAAACGCATACTTGTGGCGAATGCTGAAAGTCGCCGGCCACAAGGACGTCGAGTTGATGGAACTGGACGGCTACAACCACGGCCAAATGGCCGAACCCGCCCACCCGCTGCTGCTGAGATTCATCGACCGCGTGGTGAAATAA
- a CDS encoding tetratricopeptide repeat protein encodes MATTNHCFGHSPSETQTQSGGIHSGRNLVVGLGGSYRWVGLLCLCLTPLTGCQWANSGKNAQGAQLYQQGQYTAALQKFQEVIAADPSNPDGYYNLAATTHRLAKQRQDAQLFAQSEALYNQCLDHSPNHVECHRGLAVLLADTNRPDRAFALMKTWASQNPALAEPRIELARLYEEYGEPQTALKYLEDAVLTDANNSRAWLALARLRESSGELTQALQNYQRALALNGAQPMVAERIAAISRQLNSNLDAARYGNGTQIATQGPLSTRY; translated from the coding sequence ATGGCCACAACCAATCATTGTTTCGGACATTCACCCAGCGAAACCCAAACACAATCGGGCGGGATTCATTCTGGACGCAATCTGGTCGTTGGTCTCGGCGGTTCCTATCGTTGGGTCGGACTTCTCTGCCTATGCCTTACCCCCCTAACGGGATGCCAATGGGCCAACAGTGGAAAGAATGCTCAGGGAGCGCAGCTTTATCAGCAAGGCCAATACACGGCGGCCCTGCAAAAATTCCAAGAAGTCATTGCGGCGGACCCCTCCAATCCCGATGGCTATTACAACCTCGCCGCCACGACTCACCGACTGGCCAAACAACGCCAGGACGCCCAGCTCTTTGCCCAGTCTGAGGCCCTGTACAACCAGTGCCTGGACCATTCGCCCAACCACGTGGAGTGCCACCGCGGCTTGGCCGTGCTGCTGGCCGACACCAACCGGCCCGATCGTGCCTTTGCCCTGATGAAAACTTGGGCCTCCCAGAACCCCGCTCTCGCCGAACCGAGAATCGAACTCGCCCGGCTGTACGAAGAGTACGGCGAACCGCAGACGGCACTGAAATACCTCGAAGACGCCGTTTTGACCGATGCCAATAACTCTCGCGCCTGGTTGGCTCTGGCCCGGCTGCGTGAATCGTCCGGTGAGCTGACCCAAGCCCTCCAGAATTACCAGCGAGCCCTGGCGCTCAACGGAGCCCAACCAATGGTCGCGGAGCGAATCGCGGCCATCAGTCGTCAACTGAATTCCAACCTCGACGCGGCCCGCTACGGAAACGGCACCCAAATCGCCACCCAAGGCCCACTCAGCACCCGCTATTAG
- a CDS encoding DUF1552 domain-containing protein → MNSKSLGRRSLLRGVGVALALPALESMPRAIAAETSEAIANRPTKRMVCIGNMLGFYPEAFWPEGAGAEYQLSQTTQALEVHRDQLTIVGGLDHGLKGGHFSIHAFLSGVRSIDAKSMPEGNITIDQRAAETVGGQTRFPSLTIGSESGIHGGCQMSWTRSGTRVPPIPGPRELFQKLFVGVSEQDKQREADRFRLQESILDNVLGDANALSRKLNKRDQRKLDEYLSSVRDVERKLDLSKQWVDIDKPEPPIAEPQNTNMVQDLPLLYDLIALALQTDSTRVATLELGGSFETRDFGIKGGYHGLSHHGQRQESIDALIKIETYQVEQYARFLSKLRALEVGGESLLDQTMVLFGSGMGNANSHTNTNLPVVLAGGGFRHGQMIRYEKSDKHRPPLANLFVSMLQQFGLEIDQFATSTGTLSGFEAKV, encoded by the coding sequence ATGAATTCGAAATCCCTTGGTCGTCGATCGCTGTTACGTGGGGTTGGCGTCGCCTTGGCGTTGCCCGCATTGGAGTCAATGCCGCGAGCGATCGCCGCAGAAACATCTGAGGCAATTGCGAATCGTCCGACCAAGCGTATGGTTTGCATCGGGAACATGCTCGGTTTTTATCCCGAGGCGTTTTGGCCGGAGGGTGCAGGTGCCGAATATCAGCTTTCGCAAACGACCCAGGCATTGGAGGTTCATCGTGATCAATTGACCATCGTCGGTGGATTGGATCACGGGCTCAAAGGCGGTCACTTTTCTATCCACGCGTTTCTGTCGGGCGTCCGCAGCATTGATGCCAAGTCGATGCCGGAGGGCAACATTACGATCGACCAACGTGCGGCGGAGACTGTGGGCGGACAGACACGGTTTCCGTCTTTGACCATCGGCAGCGAATCCGGCATCCACGGTGGTTGCCAGATGTCGTGGACACGCAGCGGGACTCGGGTGCCTCCGATTCCCGGGCCACGTGAGTTGTTTCAAAAGCTGTTTGTCGGCGTGAGTGAACAGGACAAACAACGCGAGGCGGATCGGTTTCGTTTGCAAGAATCGATCTTGGACAATGTCTTGGGCGACGCAAACGCGTTGTCAAGGAAACTGAATAAACGAGATCAGCGAAAGCTCGACGAGTATCTTTCGTCTGTCCGTGATGTTGAACGCAAGTTGGACTTGAGCAAGCAATGGGTCGATATCGACAAGCCCGAGCCGCCGATTGCCGAACCACAGAACACCAACATGGTGCAGGATTTGCCGCTGCTGTACGACTTGATCGCATTGGCCCTGCAAACCGATTCCACGCGAGTGGCGACGTTGGAATTGGGTGGTTCGTTCGAGACACGTGACTTTGGCATCAAGGGTGGCTATCACGGACTGTCACACCACGGTCAACGTCAAGAAAGCATCGATGCGTTAATCAAAATCGAGACGTATCAGGTCGAGCAATACGCACGTTTTTTGAGCAAACTGCGGGCGTTGGAGGTTGGTGGTGAGAGCCTGTTGGATCAAACGATGGTGCTCTTTGGCAGCGGGATGGGCAATGCCAACTCGCACACCAACACCAACTTGCCCGTCGTCTTGGCTGGTGGCGGTTTCCGACACGGACAGATGATTCGCTACGAAAAGAGTGACAAGCATCGACCGCCGCTTGCCAATCTGTTCGTTTCGATGCTGCAGCAATTCGGATTGGAGATCGATCAGTTCGCGACCAGCACCGGCACGCTGAGTGGATTTGAGGCGAAGGTTTAG